The Solibacillus sp. FSL W7-1464 genome contains a region encoding:
- a CDS encoding YaaR family protein, with amino-acid sequence MKINQDLRTSLNANRNDLRPANQNGNRFGDMIVKQESKMQSEQLTRLMGDISTAGDRVARSRNLRELARFKMLVKRFLQEAVDYGLETKQSHTWNRFGEGRRLKIVETIDERLVELAEDILNEEKESIDLLAKIGEIKGLLINLYM; translated from the coding sequence ATGAAGATTAATCAAGATCTCCGTACAAGTTTAAATGCGAATCGCAATGATTTGCGTCCGGCAAATCAAAACGGCAATCGCTTTGGTGACATGATTGTAAAGCAAGAGTCCAAAATGCAGTCAGAGCAGCTCACAAGATTAATGGGTGATATTTCTACAGCGGGAGACCGAGTAGCACGATCACGGAATCTACGTGAATTAGCGCGCTTTAAAATGCTTGTGAAACGTTTTTTACAGGAAGCAGTAGATTATGGGCTTGAGACAAAGCAATCACATACATGGAACCGTTTTGGAGAAGGGCGCCGCTTAAAAATTGTCGAAACAATTGATGAGCGTCTTGTCGAATTGGCAGAAGATATTTTAAATGAAGAAAAAGAGTCTATTGATTTATTGGCGAAAATTGGCGAGATTAAGGGACTATTAATAAATCTGTATATGTAA